The following proteins are encoded in a genomic region of Brachypodium distachyon strain Bd21 chromosome 1, Brachypodium_distachyon_v3.0, whole genome shotgun sequence:
- the LOC100828555 gene encoding uncharacterized protein LOC100828555, which translates to MSMIMPSSSLIFSLLLVAFSQHHSSASASARNHGISINISVSAVEAAVRDRALELLRRAKNELVDLAPLILPDAGAVVVEASALRIRSNTLWADGVIINDTAGIVVPPRVAPAPFARRVDLVFERFLLGSGALFAAPRGHALAAPVVALLAYDAASGAQIALQALGEPVRVDFQRLSLSPGAGFRLDAATARCVTFDANTGKAVVTHRIAPNTSCACTVTGTGHYGVAVRVEPPTPPSSSPPPPSPSPSPSPGAAVGIRERWWAWTVVAGAGGVVAVGLLAISVAVAVRWSRRRRREEMERRAMAGEELGRMAVRGSSMPAAKMARTRPELEDGSPLPWRHS; encoded by the coding sequence ATGTCCATGATCATGCCATCATCCTCCTTAATCTTCTCGCTGCTCCTTGTCGCCTTCTCGCAACACCATTCCTCCGCGTCCGCCTCCGCCCGGAACCACGGCATCTCCATCAACATCTCGGTCTCGGCGGTCGAGGCGGCCGTCCGCGACCGCGCGCTCGagctgctccgccgcgccaAGAACGAGCTCGTCGACCTGGCGCCGCTCATCCTCCcggacgccggcgccgtcgtcgtcgaggccTCGGCGCTGCGCATCCGGAGCAACACCCTCTGGGCCGATGGCGTCATCATCAACGACACAGCCGGGATCGTCGTGCCCCCGCGCGTGGCCCCGGCGCCGTTCGCTCGCCGCGTCGACCTCGTCTTCGAgcgcttcctcctcggctccGGCGCGCTCTTCGCCGCGCCGCGGGGCCACGCGCTGGCGGCCCCCGtggtggcgctgctcgcgtaCGACGCGGCGTCGGGCGCGCAGATCGCGCTCCAGGCGCTCGGCGAGCCCGTGCGCGTCGACTTCCAGAGGCTCAGCCTCTCGCCGGGGGCCGGGTTCAGGCTCGACGCCGCCACGGCGCGGTGCGTGACCTTCGACGCCAACACCGGCAAGGCCGTGGTCACGCACCGCATTGCGCCGAACACCTCGTGCGCGTGCACCGTGACAGGCACGGGCCACTACGGGGTGGCGGTGCGTGTCGAGCCACCGACCCCGCCTTcgtcgtctccgccgccgccgtcgccgtcgccatcgccatcgccgggagcggcggtgGGGATCAGGGAGCGGTGGTGGGCTTGGACCGtcgtggccggcgccggcggggtggtggcggtgggTCTCCTCGCAATCTCCGTGGCCGTCGCGGTGCGGTGGagcaggaggcggaggagggaggagatggagcgGCGGGCCATGGCGGGGGAGGAGCTCGGGAGGATGGCGGTGCGCGGGAGCTCGATGCCGGCGGCGAAGATGGCCAGGACGcggccggagttggaggaTGGGAGCCCGCTGCCATGGCGACACAGCTAA
- the LOC100829468 gene encoding uncharacterized protein LOC100829468 encodes MAAALRWVVQMHRDVPRAARFYAEGLDFGVNVCTLRFAELQSGPLKLALMHTNDSTLGTQRVYSSMLSFTVTDIGSTVTKLMALGAELDGPIKYEIHGKVAALRCIDGHMLGLYEPA; translated from the exons ATGGCAGCCGCGCTGAGATGGGTAGTCCAGATGCACCGTGATGTTCCGCGAGCGGCACGGTTTTACGCGGAGGGACTCGACTTCGGCGTCAATGTCTGCACGCTCCGTTTTGCGGAGCTACAGTCTGGACCGCTCAAGCTTGCACTCATGCACACCAATGACAG TACTCTTGGGACGCAGAGGGTCTATTCTTCAATGCTGTCATTCACCGTAACAGACATAGGTAGTACCGTTACAAAATTAATGGCTCTTGGAGCTGAGTTGGATGGGCCCATCAAATATGAGATCCACGGAAAA GTTGCGGCCTTAAGATGCATCGACGGACACATGCTAGGTCTTTACGAACCAGCCTGA
- the LOC100828871 gene encoding rRNA-processing protein FCF1 homolog isoform X1, with protein sequence MGRAKSKGPKFAAVKKMISKKTIKKYKDEVLDPRKKDTEKEKLGRNVPQVSSALFFSYNMALGPPYRVIVDTNFINFSIQNKLDLEKGMMDCLYAKCTPCITDCVMAELEKLGQKYRVALRIAKDPRFQRLACTHKGTYADDCIVERITQHKCYIVATCDRDLKRRIRKVPGVPIMYITQHRYSIERLPEATIGGAPRI encoded by the exons ATGGGGAGGGCGAAGAGCAAGGGCCCCAAGTTCGCCGCCGTCAAGAAGATGATCAGCAAGAAGACCATCAAGAA GTACAAGGATGAGGTGCTTGACCCTAGGAAGAAGGATACCGAGAAGGAGAAGCTCGGCCGGAACGT GCCGCAGGTTTCCTCGGCGCTCTTCTTCAGCTACAACATGGCGCTCGGGCCGCCATATCGGGTTATTGTCGACACCAACTTCATCAATTTCTCCATCCAGAACAAG TTGGATTTAGAGAAAGGAATGATGGACTGCCTTTATGCAAAAT GTACCCCTTGTATCACTGACTGTGTTATGGCTGAGCTTGAAAAGCTAGGACAAAAATATCGTGTGGCTTTGAG AATTGCTAAGGATCCTAGGTTCCAAAGATTAGCATGCACACACAAGGGAACTTATGCTGATGACTGTATCGTTGAGAGAATTACTCAG CACAAATGTTACATTGTTGCCACTTGCGATAGAGATTTAAAGAGGAGAATAAGAAAG GTTCCTGGTGTTCCAATCATGTACATTACCCAACACAGGTACTCGATAGAGCGACTCCCTGAAGCGACAATTGGCGGAG CACCAAGAATCTGA
- the LOC100828871 gene encoding rRNA-processing protein FCF1 homolog isoform X2, which translates to MGRAKSKGPKFAAVKKMISKKTIKKYKDEVLDPRKKDTEKEKLGRNVPQVSSALFFSYNMALGPPYRVIVDTNFINFSIQNKLDLEKGMMDCLYAKCTPCITDCVMAELEKLGQKYRVALRIAKDPRFQRLACTHKGTYADDCIVERITQVPGVPIMYITQHRYSIERLPEATIGGAPRI; encoded by the exons ATGGGGAGGGCGAAGAGCAAGGGCCCCAAGTTCGCCGCCGTCAAGAAGATGATCAGCAAGAAGACCATCAAGAA GTACAAGGATGAGGTGCTTGACCCTAGGAAGAAGGATACCGAGAAGGAGAAGCTCGGCCGGAACGT GCCGCAGGTTTCCTCGGCGCTCTTCTTCAGCTACAACATGGCGCTCGGGCCGCCATATCGGGTTATTGTCGACACCAACTTCATCAATTTCTCCATCCAGAACAAG TTGGATTTAGAGAAAGGAATGATGGACTGCCTTTATGCAAAAT GTACCCCTTGTATCACTGACTGTGTTATGGCTGAGCTTGAAAAGCTAGGACAAAAATATCGTGTGGCTTTGAG AATTGCTAAGGATCCTAGGTTCCAAAGATTAGCATGCACACACAAGGGAACTTATGCTGATGACTGTATCGTTGAGAGAATTACTCAG GTTCCTGGTGTTCCAATCATGTACATTACCCAACACAGGTACTCGATAGAGCGACTCCCTGAAGCGACAATTGGCGGAG CACCAAGAATCTGA